CCCAGGAACCCAACTCAAAGACCGAGAGAGTAAGCAGAAAGTTTACTAGGAGGGACTCTCCGAATCAGCacctatgggggaagggaagatggaaggattggaaaagagaaatgtgTCTATGGGGCAAAGTTTAGTAGCAAAAATTTTAATGGTGTTTCACTAGTAAGTAAAACACGGGGAAAACTATAAGTGTCTAACAGATGGAATATTGCTCAAATAACTATGGTataggggcactggggtggttcagtcggttaagcatccaacttcggctcaggtcatgatctcacagttcatgagttcgagccccgagtcgggctctgggctgacggctcagagcctggagcctgcttcagattctgtgtctccctctcgctctctgcccttccccctctcatgctctgtctctgtctctcaaaaataaataaatgttaaaaaaaaaaaattttaataagataaaataaaaatctttaaaaaaatagtaattatggTATATCTTACTCTTTAACTCCTTAAAGACTTATTACTTAAAGGAGTAAGAAAATACTGATGATACAATagacaaaattaatatataaaactacATTAAATGATGCCAAATTAGTTAAGATGTGtacagatagaaaataaaagtattaatagTATATCTCTAGAGATAAGCTGATAggtgattattattttcttctttaaacatttgttatCTCCAAGTTGTCTATAATTataacctgaaaaaaattttatatcaCTCCTCTGCCTTTGTATAAACCCTTACACAATAGGAAATTTTCCTCAAATTATACTAAGATTCTTTCTTTGACCTTATGTCTTATATTGTTCTATTAATGCAGCAACAAAATGGGTAAAGATGCAAATTTCATTACCATAtcagttttccttccctctttctagaACCTGTCAATCCATTCTTTCACTCAGCTAAAATGTGCTGAGAGCCTGTGAAACTGTAGACACTATTTTGGGCTCTGGGCCTACAGTAGTGTttaactgaagtccatacttGATTGACCAACAGAAGTGTTGGGAATGTTCAGGTAATGTATGAAAATAAGTTTTCCATGTTATcagatttccttatttgtaaaacttTTACTGAAATAACAACATGACAGTgaaatatctgaatatttttaGCTTCTCATTGTGTCCCCAACAAAATTTTGACCTTTACACATCTTCTGTCATCATGCATCATTTTTGCTAGTTGTTGTTATGTACTGCTATTTTGTATTTGCTtaagaacatttttctatttttaaaagtaatgttcTTAATGAGAATTTTTAGTCACAATATACATGCCACAGTTGGTTTAACTGTGTCCTTTTGTTGAGTATGTAGACATTTTCTAACTTGAGTATTTCGAGGGGGGGTAGAGCTTGTACATCAGCCACACACatctttaaatttctaaaataatcccCCCAAATTCAAAGACCTCAAGGTGTAACATTAGGTTTCTCGTCTTATAAAGTTTCAAGACATTtgtggtggtgcctgggtggctcagtcagttaagcatctgactcttggttttagctcaggtaatgatctcacagctcatgaaattaagccccgcgtccggctgtgtgctcacatgacagtgcagagcctgcttgagattctctctctcttcctccctctctctctcaaaataaataaactttaaagaagtttttaaaagacatttgcaaatccagttattcaaaaaaaataacactAGTAGTTCAATGGCAAAGTTCATTTTAAGACCTggttttcaaatttctcttcctaCTCTGGGAAGCTCTGGACCAGACAATTTATTCTTCTTATTCAGTTTCAAGCTCAAACCCCCTTCTCAGAGGAGTCTTCCCCGATGACCCTATTGAATCTAAGACTAACCTCCCCGTGTCACTCTTCTGCATTTATGGCCTCGACATCAGTGATCACAACCTGCACACCCCCGACCTGTGCACTGGCTGGCGCCTGTCCAGCCAGCCAGAACGTTAAGCTGCACCAATGCCTTGCTCTTGCTTGTCATGTCTGCTGCTTTCTTCACAGCGCCTGCCGTGTGAAACACAGTATAGAGCGACAAATGTTTGTATAccatataaattaatggataCGTAGGTGAATACACACCCAAAACCATGAAGGAGAAAGGGTGGCTAGTATGCTAGTGTTAACCCCACAGATAAGTTCATGTTAAGGAATGTTCTGCCAGGGTAGCTCAGCCAAAAACTGGGTTGAAGCTGGCTGAGAGGGTCACGTCTAAAGTCTAAGAAGACCTGATAATGTTGAGCCCAGGCCCTCAGCTCAGATTCCTGCCTCCTTTACCTGGCATCCCCTTAGAGGTTTTTAGGGAACTTTCCTGCTGGCAAATCTTGGTCAAAGGCGCCTGGACTGACCCAGCAGGTTCGCTGACTTCAAAGTCCTGCTGGAGGCCCTGGAGCGTCTTAAGGGAAATGCTCTGCCAAGGGGAGGGGCATTctccaaaaaccaaaacagaagatACTCTCAATGTCTTGTCCCCAAGGGCAAGCGCTGACTGTACACCCATGCTTATATAACTGAGAGAGACACTGAAGTTACTTTAATATGCAaagtcagggggtgcctgggtggctcagtctgttaggggtctgactcttgatctcagctcaggtcatgatctcatggtttatgagttggagccctgcattggctctctgctgtcagcagagagcccactttggattctctgtccccctctctgcccctcccacactcgctttctctcaaaaacaaaaaaaacaaaaacaaagaacaaagtcagaTCCAAAGGCACTTGCTAGGGAAAACAACTCCCAGAACAATAGCTCGTGACATTTATACGTGGTGTAACCTAGAAGGTCTAGAATATATTAGGAATTGCTCACGTGAAAGTAAACACATGCCAGCAGCTTATGCATCTTCTGAAGGTGTTGTGttctctcatttgatcctcaccaCGGTCCAAAGAGTTTCCAGCTAAAGACTATGCAATGGGGCTAGATCCCAGAACTGCCCTCTCCACCAAATCTGACCAAATGAATGAGCAATGCCAAGTAGACAGCTGAACGGGAGGCTTCAAGGCTGGCAGGTGACTGATGTGCGGCACGGTATTTCCATCTCctgaccccacccccaacccagacGCAAGAAGAAAGCTACCACCACAAATCCAAGAATTATCATTAATGCCTTCTCATATTCTAGAACGAACACACTGGGGAGTATATAAAAGCACCAGAGCCACTGCAGGACTTGgtggagacagaaagggaagCCGGAGCTGCCACCTTCCATGCACAGTGGTGGGTGGAACCCCTCAGGTGTGTTACACACCTGCTTGGGTGGGGTAGGCATAGCCTTAAGTCCCCCAAAGTGCAGGGACTAGCCCCCAGCAAGGACGGCAGTAGCCCCAGGTGATTACTTTGCCGTTTGATTCATGCTACACACCTCAGACAACAAGAAAGTGGAAAGCAGCAATATCCCAACCTCCGTAGAATCCAGGAAGGTGGGTAGATGTGGGGGGTGTGTATAGGCAAACGGGTCCCGGAGCATATGAAGGAGAACTGAACCAAACTATTTCAGAACATGCAAGAGATCTGCAGCAGCTAATTGGGGGAACAAATCTGTACGATAACTCTATAAAAACACCATAATACATTGGaaagggaaatacagaaaagacagaaatttagTATGGAAAGACGACAGTATCAATCAGGCGTGGGAGACAAATGCGACCCAGTGAACAGAAGCAGATTCCCTGAGAATGTTTCAGGCTATTGAAGTTCTATTTAGAACTTtccaaaaatatatgttaaacaAGTAACAGAATGAAGTGAAAAGGAGGATgtcagagcaaagaaaacaaattcagaacCAAACACCTCAGGAAAAAAGTCAATTAGGCATCATAAGGAATAGGATAGGGAAGGCCAATGTATGGTTAAGGGGACAGTGGCTCACTTCCCACTAAGCCCTCTCTTCATAGTTGTCATTATTGTGAGGTTCTTTAAGCTGCATTCAGAAAACCATtacatgggatgcctgggtggctcagttgagcgagcatctgactgttgaccTCAACTtaggtctcgatctcagggtaagttcaagccctgcgttgggctccacactgggtgtgaagtctacataaaaaaaaaaaaaaaaaaaagccactgcaCCTATCACTTGTCTGCTTAGGTGTGACCTAGTGTATTACCTGAACACTATCACCTCTCGCTTCCCTTCACTGTCAGCTCCGAAGGGAcacacatatttcatttttcataaacGCAGTATTAGTTGCACCTTCACATCTTTTTAAAGTCTCCTTTGCACAAACTATATGCATTGATTGCCATATACCCACTTGTGGGCTTAATCCAAAGACTCAAGCAATTGAAGGAGAGTTTTCACTGTGTGGACAACATTGGCTAGAGGCAAACCACCCTGGATTTGCTTCCTGTCCCTGCCAGTTATTAGCTAAGAACCATGGAGCAAACTGCTTAACTTTTTAAGCCTCATTTGTGAAGCGAGAGTAATGTATTTCAGTTTTATCATGATTAAAGGAGAGAATCCATGTGTGTGGATACCTAGTATATATTAAGCCTCGTTAAGCAATAGCTACGTTCATTATTTTCCAGACTTCAATACCATTGATAGTATGCAAGATTTGAATATTGGTAAATCGATATTTGAGATCATTAATATTGCCCTCATAACACTGTCAAGCATTCTGCTGAGAATTACTTGGTATCCCATCTACTATGTTTgctcttccttccatctttcctttgtctttcgAGAAACATCCCATCTTTTTACAAAACTCTTTGAAAAGGAATTCAAGCTTATTGTCAAGAACATACAGACCACAGagaaatatatacagaatagTAGATTGTCTTTTATCCCACACTGCCAGGCCCTATCCCCAGAGGACGCCTCTGGACTGAGGTTGCTACTGCTCTTAAAAGCTTGATGCAGATAATCTAATTTGCTCATCTGTGCATGTGCTTGTGTGCTGAAAACTGGTATGTTATTTAATGCATCATGTTTAAGAAAGTCTACTTTCTTCCTTATATTCTTGCCTCAAATTGGTGGAATGCAGCATCCTAGGCTCTCTCCCCATCGTCCTCAGCGTCTGGGAGATATTGCACCAGTGTTCTCTGATCAAGCGTGTTTTTTGTTCTGCTCAAatcatctctctcctttcttttttttaatgtaattgacCCACTGGATGCTGACAGATCCATTACCATCCCAAATGCAATTATGAGTTcatcaaattttaatttgttttgtgcCAAGTTTTTGCtctcagcattttgtttttaggACCCTAAAAATTGATGAAAATTGTATCTTTGGTAAAGTGTAACTTTTACCCATGGAAAATATTCACTTGGTGTATTTTAACTCTTTCCTCTTTCAATTTAGTTGCATCTCATATTAATACCGGCACTTCTGCCttctttttgttgtggttttttccGATACAGCTTTGTTGATACACAGATTTCCTCATTTTCAGTCCTTCTGTGTCAGTTTTGAGTATGTCTTTTACAAGCAGCTTATACCTAGATATTTTTAACCTGAGCTAAGAGGCTCAGTCATTTCATATAGAAATTTaacccatttatataaaataataatttcagtgtatctcttcctcttgccttattttctgcttttatgctttatttctttctgcattcttttttttttgactaagTTTTCTCTATTCCTTAAAGTCCCGAACACATTTGcagattatacattttatttctatttttccagcAGTTACCTTAgcactttaaatttaatttttaattgccACAGAAATTACATTCATATATTCTCCCTATTTGAAAACTACCAATGAGGAAAAACCCCTGTGACCATCCCTTTCAAAATCAgccctttctctccatcccacGATCCAAAAGTTTATTGTGGTTTTATCCTGACTTTTTGACATATGTATTGACATATattaacattgttttatttttgtcttatataAATTGCATCCCCAAGTTCTGCTATTTTGCAAATTGTTTTGCTCGGCAAAATGTTCTGGACATCTGCCCATGTTAATTCGCATGGGTTTACCTGTTGTTTTTAACTGATAAATAGCAAGCCATGGTATGATTAAtgccatttttttatttgttcctccTTTATGCTGAAGAGAAATTAAGGAGAAGCTGTGCAAGAGGTACTTTTTTCCATAATGTTTTGCAACTTAAATggataaactattttttaacaaCACTTGATTTTTATGATGAGACAATAAAGTTTTgtaaagataattaaaattgCCTATAATCCCACTAGCCAAGATGGTCACTGAAGATGTTGTGATAAACAGACTTTAGATTCTGCCTCTggtttcatgttttctatttgctttttcatttttggtgGTTTGTTCCAAAAATTTAGCTCATTTAGGGCACAGTATCTtggaatctgatttttaaatattttccatgaagCATTTTCCAATATTATCTTACagttattttaattatcataTGGTATGCCATCTACAGTTAACCATAACTTATTTAACCAATGTCCCGTTGTTTGACATTCACAAATCTATCTACAAATTggtttaaaatacaaaagttttttttaatttattacgtTTAGACCATTTCTCGATAAAAAGTGACAAATACTCTCATCAGATTTGAGAATttttacagtgtgtgtgtgtatgaatctTTAATTGTAGTATTAAACAATTTACTTGTGTTTCTAGCTCAGAGCTAGCAATCTGATGTTTTTACAGCTTTTTTTCTGGCAGAAAATTAGCTCTGAGAAATACAGTAGGACTACTTTCTCTAGGAATAGACTATTTTTTTACTAACTTATGTATATGtttaattacttaaaaagatATGAAATTCAAGCCAGAATATTCAACCAGTTGACTAACATGGGAAGAATTCCTGGCAGTGTTTATTTGGAGAAGGTGGACTTTAATATGTACAGATAAGGCCACTATGTCACTCCTCAGTATTTCATCAAATCCACGACAATGTCAGTTATAAGATAAGCACCATTTTTGTGTCACGAAGTAAGAGTCAACACTGCCAATTAAACAGCGATATGCAATCAGTTAGTCGTTCAAAGGTGAAAAAATCTGCCTCAGATCCGATAAGGTAAATGGTATTCCATAGTTGAATCCTAGCAGTTATCAGTCAGAACCAGGAGGCTGGCACGAACTGTCCCCTCTGCACCCACACCGAGAACTCCCTATCTAGAAGCTTGTTTTCGGTGCTTCTGACCCTCTGTCCCCGTGTCACCCTCCAGGTGCGGGGAGGATCTCAGGCGGGATCAGCAGCAGCTCCTGGAAGGGATCTCAGAGCTGGACATCAAGACGGGGGGAGTCCCCTCGCAGCTGCTGGTGCACGGGGCCCTGGCCTTCCCGCTGGGGTTAGACGCCTCGCTCGGCTGCTTCCTGGCAGCCGCCCGCTATGGCCGGGGCCGGGTGGTCCTCGCCGCCCACGAGGGCATGCTCTGGGCTCCCAAGATGGGGCCCTTTTGGCTCAATGCTGTGCGCTGGCTGGCCAGAGGCCAGACAGGCAAATGTGGGGTGAACACAGAGCTGAAAAACCTGTGCGCCCTCCTGTCGGAGCACGGCCTGGAGTGCGGTCTGCAGCCCCATCTGACGCACGACTTGCGTGTCTACTGCTGCAAGGCCTACTGTGACAAGGAGGCCAAGCAGCTACAGGAGTTCGTGGCCGAGGGTGGGGGCTTGCTGATCGGGGGCCAGGCCTGGTGGTGGGCCTCCCGGAACCCGGGCCGCTCCACTTTGGCCAGTTTCCCCGGCAACGTCATCCTCAACCGCTTTGGCCTCAGCATCCTGGCTCAGACCCTCGATCCGGGCTgcttccctgtccccacccccgaGATGCAGAGCTACCACATCCGCACGGCGCTGTGCGAGTTCCAGGCCACGCTGAACCGTGGGGCTGGGAACCTGGAAAAGCGCTGGCTGGCAAAGCTGGGAGCAGATGGTGCGGCCTTCCTACAGATTCCCGCGGAGGGGGTCCCGGCTTACGCCTCCTTGCACCGGCTCCTGAGGAAGATGCTGCGTCTGTCAGGCCTCCCAGCCGTGAGCCGGGAGCACCCAGTGGCTGGCGATTCCTGTGAGGCCGCAGTGCTCTGCCTGGCCACGGAGCTGGCACGCTCTGGGACTGACTGCTCCCAGCTGGTGCGCGAGCTTGGGACGGGGACCTGCGGCTCCCTTCTGGCCCCCTCAGATCAGCCCATCACTGTGGAGATCGATGGCAGCAACCCAGGTACAGAGCGAGATGCCCAGAGCAGcaggccctggggcgggggggtgggggggttcctCAGTGTCACAGGACATTGCAGGTACCGAGCTCCAGTGGGCCAGCATCATTCCCTATCACGTACTTCAGGGAAGATGGGGTCGGGGTTCCAATGAGGGTTTGGCGGGCATGCATGCCAGAAGCATGGGTGAGCTGAGGTctgcagggcaggggctgtgccTCTGGGAGGGGCCGGGAGGCTCCAGGGTGCCCCAGAGTCAGCTGGGCGAAGAACTCAGCCCTTCCTGTGGCTTTTGTCAGGCAACGAGGACCGCTGGGTGAGTACCGGGCTCTACCTCCCGCACGGACAAAGTGCAGAAGTCTCGCTCTCCGAAGCTGCGGCCTGCGCCGGTCTGAAGGTAAGACCAGAGTAGGCACTGCCAACACCCCAAACCCCAGAGCTGCTTGGCTTTCCTCGGGTCTCGGCAGCGCTCCCGGGAGGCCAGGAGGGACCATTCTGCCCATTTCACAGGTTTCATAGACGAAGCAGATCTATTTCAGGGGGCCTGAAGGAGCAACTGAGATGCCAGAGCTACTGTCACGCATAGAACTCACACCTAAGCCCTCGCACTTCCACATGTGGTGATTTTACGTCCCCACAGGGATGTGAGgggccccaggagccccatcacATCCTCAGAACCTCACCCACTTCGCCAACAGCACACGGCCTTTCTGTGTTTTACGTCATTACCTTGACCCCTGAGGCTGTGCTTCATCTGGTCACTCACACAAGCAGGCCCTACAGGCAGGATTAACACTGTCCTGCCTCAACTTGAGGGTCACTTCCTGCCACAGTCAGGGGCTCTTCTGTGTCCGCCTTTCGGGAGCTCGCTTACGTTCCACCTAAGAGAAGCAACCCCAGGACTCCagacaaaacaaacctcaacccGTGTGACCAGAAAGGGGAGTGGGGGGGCCCTGGACAAGGGCGGGGGGAAGTAAGAACTAGCCCTCCCGCCTCGGGCCACATCTCACCACCTCTGGACGGCTGGCCCCCTCTGTGCACAAAAGGCGGCCCAGGACCCCGTCTGGCTCATCCTGGTGTTGGAATCACCACACGGTGTAGGCCCTGACACGAGAGCCCGGGTCCCACTGGTACAGAGACACCGCAGGGCCCTGGTCCATATCTGCCTCAGGGCTGTTGTGCCTGGTCTGTCTGGTGACACTCCATCGTTGGGCTGTTTAAACCCCCAGAAGAATGATCCCACATACCGTTCGTTCCCTATGACTGCTGAAGGACAACCTCATAGGTTTCACGGGTAGCTCACAGAAGGGGGAAGCTGGTGTTTGTCGGGTACCCGCCATCCAGCCAGCACACACAGGGCCCCCCACACTCACCACAGAGACCTAGCTCCTGCTACGCATGATGGACTCACCTCCCCAGATACAGGTTGGCTGCCACACTGATAACCTGACCGAGGCCAGAAAGCTGTCCCGAGCCCCTGTGGTGACTCACCAGTGCTGCATGGACAGGACCACGCGGTCGCTCTCCTGCCTCTGGGGCGGCCTCCTCTATGTCATCGTGCCGAAGGGCAGCAAACTGGGCCCCATACCTGTCACCATCAAGAGGGCCGTGCCTGCCCCATACTACAAGCTGGGTGAGGAGACAATGCCGGGGATGCTACCAGAGTCGCAGGCCGGTTGCTaaggggggctggggcggggactGGCACACAGAAGGGGGAAGAAGTGTTCAAGATGTAAgtagaggtggggtggggctaTGAAACACCCTGTGGCTGTGGAGACTTCCGGGCAGAACTAAGGGGAGGGTCTAGAGGCCCGTCCTTCACTTCATGGCACATAGACCCACATGTCCAGTTCATTATTTCAGTGACCTCCTCCTGGAGTTCAAGGTAAGCTGGAGAAGTGGGGAGACATGCCCATGATATTTGTTCCCAGGTAAGACATCGGTGCAGGAGTGGAAGAACTGTGTCCAGGAGAGCCTGGCTCCCTGGGGAGAGCTGGCCACCGATAATATCATCCTGACGGTGCCAACGGCAGACCTCCGTACCCTGGAGGACCCCAAGCCTGCACTCCACCTCTGGGACGAGATGATGCAGGCGATAGCCCAGCTGGCAGCCcagcctttccctctctgccgTCCCGAGAGGATTGTTGCCGACGTGCAGATCTCAGCCGGTGGGTACTC
This DNA window, taken from Neofelis nebulosa isolate mNeoNeb1 chromosome 4, mNeoNeb1.pri, whole genome shotgun sequence, encodes the following:
- the TCAF2 gene encoding TRPM8 channel-associated factor 2 isoform X2, translated to MFRCGEDLRRDQQQLLEGISELDIKTGGVPSQLLVHGALAFPLGLDASLGCFLAAARYGRGRVVLAAHEGMLWAPKMGPFWLNAVRWLARGQTGKCGVNTELKNLCALLSEHGLECGLQPHLTHDLRVYCCKAYCDKEAKQLQEFVAEGGGLLIGGQAWWWASRNPGRSTLASFPGNVILNRFGLSILAQTLDPGCFPVPTPEMQSYHIRTALCEFQATLNRGAGNLEKRWLAKLGADGAAFLQIPAEGVPAYASLHRLLRKMLRLSGLPAVSREHPVAGDSCEAAVLCLATELARSGTDCSQLVRELGTGTCGSLLAPSDQPITVEIDGSNPGNEDRWVSTGLYLPHGQSAEVSLSEAAACAGLKIQVGCHTDNLTEARKLSRAPVVTHQCCMDRTTRSLSCLWGGLLYVIVPKGSKLGPIPVTIKRAVPAPYYKLGKTSVQEWKNCVQESLAPWGELATDNIILTVPTADLRTLEDPKPALHLWDEMMQAIAQLAAQPFPLCRPERIVADVQISAGWMHSGYPIMCHLESVQELINEAGMRSRGLWGPIHELGHNQQQQKWEFPPHTTEATCNLWSVYVHETVLGIPRAQAHPALSPSEREKRIKTHVRKGAPLHDWNVWTALETYLQLQEAFGWEPFTQLFAEYQTLSGTPTDKAGKMNLWVKKFSEKVQKNLAPFFEAWGWPVQKEVAASLSCLPEWQENPMRVYVHPQV
- the TCAF2 gene encoding TRPM8 channel-associated factor 2 isoform X1 — protein: MATTPASAFEALMDGVTSWNVPKDPIPSELLLIGEAAFPVMVNDKGQVLIAASFYGRGRLVVVSHEGYLLDAGLVPFLLNAVGWLCPSPGAPTGVHPSLGSLVSILQGCGVQAQIQPELGAPLGVYCISAYHDKMTAELIQFVKRGGGLLIGGQAWYWASQHGRDNVLSRFPGNQVTSVAGVYFTDIYGDRGRFKVSKKVPKIPLHVRCGEDLRRDQQQLLEGISELDIKTGGVPSQLLVHGALAFPLGLDASLGCFLAAARYGRGRVVLAAHEGMLWAPKMGPFWLNAVRWLARGQTGKCGVNTELKNLCALLSEHGLECGLQPHLTHDLRVYCCKAYCDKEAKQLQEFVAEGGGLLIGGQAWWWASRNPGRSTLASFPGNVILNRFGLSILAQTLDPGCFPVPTPEMQSYHIRTALCEFQATLNRGAGNLEKRWLAKLGADGAAFLQIPAEGVPAYASLHRLLRKMLRLSGLPAVSREHPVAGDSCEAAVLCLATELARSGTDCSQLVRELGTGTCGSLLAPSDQPITVEIDGSNPGNEDRWVSTGLYLPHGQSAEVSLSEAAACAGLKIQVGCHTDNLTEARKLSRAPVVTHQCCMDRTTRSLSCLWGGLLYVIVPKGSKLGPIPVTIKRAVPAPYYKLGKTSVQEWKNCVQESLAPWGELATDNIILTVPTADLRTLEDPKPALHLWDEMMQAIAQLAAQPFPLCRPERIVADVQISAGWMHSGYPIMCHLESVQELINEAGMRSRGLWGPIHELGHNQQQQKWEFPPHTTEATCNLWSVYVHETVLGIPRAQAHPALSPSEREKRIKTHVRKGAPLHDWNVWTALETYLQLQEAFGWEPFTQLFAEYQTLSGTPTDKAGKMNLWVKKFSEKVQKNLAPFFEAWGWPVQKEVAASLSCLPEWQENPMRVYVHPQV